CATTATTAGTTGCTGCTGCGTCAAATCTATCTACTTGTGCCGGTTTTAGTCAAGCAAATGGGTGTTGGTAGTTTGGTCGTAAAAGTACTGAACCGAACACATTGTATATCGTGTTTGCTTGTGTCTTGGTCACGGTTGGTTACGTGATATTATGAAGtcaaaatcaaatcaacccccccccccttgccaCCGTACCAGTGATGTAGGATCACTTTTAATACAGAGTGCCCCCTCCTCACAAGAAATTCGCTTACGATGATTGATCATGTCAATAATTTCATCAACAGACATCAAACTAATAAACAGAAAATGTGCCCGTCCGTGCCAgacaatcccccccccccccccaagcgcctctctctttctctctctatatctcgcacacacacacacacacactctcgcttCTCACGATCGATAGGGAAAGTTGTTCGTTTTCGATCAAATGTTCAGCCCCTAGAGCTCACTCTCCCTCTTATGAAAACTTTCCTCCACAGCACATGCtgacaatgtgagcagcaccAATTCATCCACTGTTTTGTGATGGAAAATTGAAGTGACGACAAAAACCCatcccgacacacacacacagaggcacACCGACACAACGACATGCCATTGAGGTACGGATGAAATTGTGCCTTTTATTACACCATCGCAAGCCCAACGCGTCCCAATGGACGCCCTCACAAATGGAGCAGCAGAACGATGGAGCAGCAAAAGTGACTCCATTAAAATTTCTTTCATGTCACAAAATGGGATGGTGAATGTGTAGATTGGCAAGACTAGGCAAACACTAACGTCATGttgggggttgtttttttgttgttgtgtgtgtttgaggcgACAGCGGAACACACCACGCGCGCGGGGATGGTTTAGCTTCCGtttgtaaattaaaatacCAAACAATGTCTGCGAGATAGATGATGGTTTTGCagacaaaaaaatcatcataacAACAGCAACTTGAACAGCAGCGCGAACATGATAAACGTGGCCAACCCTCTCTGGTAGGACGAGAGAGACTCTTTGTGCAGAGTTGAGGGGTTCATTTTTAAACCATCTTTTTGTACGCAAAACAAAGTGCATCGCCGGTAGCTGCTGCCGATGTCTCAACCCTGTTGAAAGCCTCATATTTAATGTCTTCCTTTCGCTGGGCCACATCTTTGGATCGTTGTTCGCGTTCGTCACCTGTCCTCCACTCGGTCCGTGCGTCCGTTGGTGAGGTGTGAGTCAACGAAACCAGAGGCAACGTTTagtaagcacacacacacacataacacggTGATGAGAATTATGGAAATGATGAGCGGTAATGGCTTGTCGACTGAAAGAGGTGTGCAGCAGCACACTTTAAAAGGTGCGCGGAGCTACCGTGCGCTGATGTTTGTTAATGATAATTTCTCTAATGAAAAGAGAGTGCGTCcagttttgtattgttttgtttttttttttttcctgaaaGCTAGGGTTTGAATTACAAACTATCACCAGCGCTAAAAATGGTAATATGAGCAAGTGTTTTTGCTTCCCTCTTTATTCGGTGATTTTACAATTTCTAACCATTATACCAACCCAACTACTAGTCGGCATGATGTCAATTAAGAAAATTTACAATTTTAGCAGCTCAACCAGGGAGGGGGAAAGTGTGATCGAATTTCTACATTGATCAATTAATATTTATCACAACTACGTCGCACGCTCCCAAAAAAAAGTTAAGGAAAGCCCCACCGCCTTGACCATACGGTGCCAAAGATCAAAGAGAAGAAGCGCCCATGATCAAATCGATTTTCTCCTCATGTGTTTGGTGCCCGTGTTTCGTGCCAAACCCATGCGAAAGTGAAACGCGCCCCAGCCGGCAAACATTCAATTTATTAGTACATCGGCTTGTACTGCGGGCGGGGACTAAAATGTGCAAGTTACAgtttcatcgaacgcgtttaTTGCAAATTTTATTAGCAGCTTTCAGTTTGGATTGAGTTATTTATCACCGACTGCCAACATAGAGTATTAAACTTTCCTATTTTGTGCACAAAATTTACAGACTGATATTTACAATTTAATATATTCATACAATTTCTTCTCAAATATCACCAAGATtgctaattttatttttccatcctTTCTATTTCTATTTCGCAGATCAATTTGTAATGTGAATCATCTTTACTTGGACACTTGTTGGCAATAATCGCACTCCATCCAAGCCATCACAACTGGGGGCCCACCCTTCGATCCATCCGTGCAAAAGTACAAATGCATTGATATAGCTTCACCTTCGAGAAAAGCAATCAATATCAAACGAAACTAGACCTGGAGACACCAGCAGACACCAAACGAAACCCATTTTAGCATAAAACCCTTCTAAAGCATGTACAACATGAGCGCGGCCAGCATTCTCGAACTGCAGACCTGGATCGTCTACCAGCGCATCGCGGCCGAGTGTGCCAACTGTTTGTGTAAGTATTTGCCCcgccccaaaacaaaacacgcttCTTGGCAAACGGCTGCGATGAATGAACTTGCACCGTTCGGGGACCTTTTTTCCAACGGCAAACCGTTCGGAGGATCAAGTGTAAAAGCTTACAAGCGTGCGTTCCTTCAACGTTTGTCCTCCACCAAAAAGGGTAGCGGAAATGGACAACAACACCCTTACGGGCAGAACCGCAGCACACACAATTGCGGTAAGACAACCGCGCTAGGCTTATTAAGCCATCGGTCCATCTTGCCGGGGTGGGCAGcaaacccattcccaaacaGGGCTTCGCTTTCCGCTTTGAACGGTCACAGTAATCCTTGGGCAGCGGTTGGTAATGAAAAGCAAATAAGGGAGCAATGTCCATGCCTTACATCCGCCCTCCTATCGCCTTACCCGGAATACGATCGGGCTGTGGCACAAATTGGTAAACTCTTGGAGGGTTAATTTCAAAAAAGGTTAACCGCCAAGCAGGGCAAGGCAGGGCAGGGGGCAGGGGGCAGAGGGCAGCAACATTAATCCTCTTAAATGGTGACACGTGGGTGAACGATTTCGTCCTTGCCAATGTGCCCGGTTTAAGGCATTCTGGCTCAAAAAGTAAAGACATCTTCTTCTTGTGGGCAGATTTTTTCGATTTGTTTCATAATGCATTGGCCCTTTTCTTTTGCCCCTTTTTTTCGTACGGCTACGTTTATGTTATGAATATATCATTAGTAGCGTGTGACCGTCAAATATCCTTTGACAGCAGGTGACACTGTGACCTAGGCAAATGGTACCCATCGAGAGGGACCAGACGGTATGGAAATGCTGTGGTTTTCCTGCTAGATGCCTTGAGATAAGGATAACTGTCGCATGTTGAAAGGAAATAACTAACCGCGAGAGCTTCGTTTGGCTAGACGAAGGAACTAATTGCCTTTGTATGCATTATTTAGTTTTATCTTGTTTcacatttctattttttaatcattgttTTATGTTCTGTTTGTAAGTTGATATCTAAATTACCTTCTTTTTAACGCTTATCTTCACTTATTTacgatttattatttatttattttttctttttattatttcaggAATATTCATCATATTGTTATTATGCTTTTTCATTGAAAACATTAGCGTGcagatttaaatatttgtttacgtTATTCATCGGTACTATCAAAACGAAGATATTAAAACTCATCCCAAAAGCTGAGCAAACTCACTCAATCACTAAGTCCAAAGCATTCTCGTCCAAACTATTTACCGTGCACAATGATCGATACAGGTACGTATACAATTCACCCTAGCCGCGGTACACTAACAGGTGAAATAATAAAAGTGAACGGTACATTGGTGGTGTAACGattcaataaacaaaaccacaaagcATCAAATCAGCATCAGAAAGTAGGGAAACCAATCAACCAAATTGATGTCACTTCGGCAATCACGACAATCACACTCGAAGCCTCTATTATTAGGCTTTCGTTGGGCCCATGAGTTGGGTGATCATTGCGCGATACCGGCTGGTGGTTGCGTTGACCAACACAGCGCAATCGTCTGAGATGGAAATGTGGTTCTGCTTGTTGTACACACTGCTTTGGCGATAAGATACACGTCTGTTTGCGGTGAAGATAGGCTAGAAAGTTGTGGAGGTTTGATAGTCTCGCAGTCTCTACGCCTCTACTTGACTGCCGCTGGTTGGCCTCGATGCACAGCGGATTTGGCGGCTTGCATCCGTATCAGCCTAACGTCTCTAACGGTCTCTTTCTCCTTCGCCTTTCAGTTATGACGGATAATGCCTTCAAAGCGAAGGACATTGGGCTGCGGGCGCAGAAGAAAATCCTCTCCCGGATGGCAAGCAAAAATGTGGCTAAAGTGTTCATCGACGGTACGACCGCATCCCTTCTAGACAACGTGTACCGGTTGGTAAAGGTGCATGTAAGTAAAAGATAATCTTGTAACGCGAAAGACCAAACAACtcatctctcgctctctcttctCATCTTCACAGACCGGCAGCAAAAAGGATGCGGAACGATTGGTtaagaacatcatcaaaatcGTGATCAAAATTGCCGTCCTGCACCGGAATGGGCAGCTGAATGCGGACGAGCTGCGCCAGGCGGACCGGTTCCGCACCAAGTTCCAAACGCTCCAGATGGCGATCCTGTCCTTCTACGAGGTGGACTACAGCTTCGATCTCAACTATCTGCAGAAATCGCTCGCCGACTGCCGCAGCCTGTTACGTTCGTGCGTGGTACGCCACCTGACGGACAAATCGCTCGGCCGCATTGACGAGGTGTTTGACACGTTCGCTGACTCCGCCCTGCTCGAGACGGCCTTCCGGCAGGACTCGCCCTACCGGGAAATCATGGACAAGATTGTGGTCGATCTGAACAAAGCGATGGAGAATGGAGACATTTAATGCTGGGGAAATCCGTTAGCTCCGTCTGCATGCAAAATGCTctcgaaagaagaagaagaaaaaaacgaaaaaaaagatgtcTTTCATCTGCTGCCAGCGACGAAGCTTCTTGGGGCGTGGGGTAGAaagcaaccccccccccccctctgaaACAGTACCCATCGTGGATGAAGCACCGCACCGCAAGGCTTTAGATTTCCGCAGCAGAAGATCATCGCCAAACGTGATCATCATCGCCCATGTCGCGAGTCTGCCGCTTTTCTCGGTTGAGCGGGAACCGACCGATGCACCAAAGCTGCGCACGGGAGTTCGAGTGCAGCAAGAAGgataattaatttcaaaccCAAATCGAAAAGCAAGTCACACATTTACCGAGGGAAAtgggaaacgggaaaagcgaagaaaacaatttcagCTTTTTATTTAATGCAACGATCGTATTTAAGTTAAGTTTTTGAATAGCTACGTAGTCATAGCAACTAACGCTTGTATCCTGTTTTGCATTCGGTACAGTCGAGGAACAGGCGTGGTAGGATAAATAAAAGGGAGATACAGAGAAAAGTATTAAAAGAAAGGAAGTACATACTCAAGCATCTTATCGTGAGGTTAATTGTCCATATCAATTAAGTCAGTGGCGGGGTGATGAGCTTTTGGGAAGTGCATAATAACGTACGTATGGTTAGAGTGGTTATAGCGAAAGCAGTATTGTAGACTTGGCACTATTGGCGCTACTATTGAAACACTTCTACACACTTTTGCTAGTATGACACATTGgcgtcacaattctcatggaAAAGATGGCACAACTTACGCATAAAATGGCTAGAATGGGTAAAGAAACCTCCTAGAACACACGGCAGCAGTATGACCTCACTTCGATTCATatctcacacatacacacacagctagCAGATATAAACACATCACTATAGAAGCAACTACActgctaaaacaaaacacagtgAGGACCAGTTTTGATGACCACTTTTGAAACActagcaaaacacaaaaccacaaatcTTTTCCATTGTGAACGCTGACTATATAGCAAGAGAAGAACGTATTCGTAATGCACCAACAACACAACCTGAAGCAAATCTTAGAAAAATCTACACAACCAATAGGAACAAAATTCCGAATATACTGGATTATTGCGGAGCGTTAGAGATGGCATTTGATCGCTGGTAGAACCGTGCGTATGTTAAACTCGTGCGTCGTTGTGTTAGATACAGAACCGAATACAAGCTGAATGGAAttgttgaatgttttgctGTGCAACATGTTTGCTGTGTTTGAACGCGCTATTGTATGTTAATGAACAGATGCTATGAAAATGGAACGAATTGCATGGTCAGTGTAAAATGCTGTCATCAtttgtgtaagtgtgtaaGCGTGGAGGGAAAGCCGT
This is a stretch of genomic DNA from Anopheles merus strain MAF chromosome 2R, AmerM5.1, whole genome shotgun sequence. It encodes these proteins:
- the LOC121600623 gene encoding tumor necrosis factor alpha-induced protein 8-like protein isoform X1, which codes for MYNMSAASILELQTWIVYQRIAAECANCLFMTDNAFKAKDIGLRAQKKILSRMASKNVAKVFIDGTTASLLDNVYRLVKVHTGSKKDAERLVKNIIKIVIKIAVLHRNGQLNADELRQADRFRTKFQTLQMAILSFYEVDYSFDLNYLQKSLADCRSLLRSCVVRHLTDKSLGRIDEVFDTFADSALLETAFRQDSPYREIMDKIVVDLNKAMENGDI
- the LOC121600623 gene encoding tumor necrosis factor alpha-induced protein 8-like protein isoform X2, with protein sequence MIDTVMTDNAFKAKDIGLRAQKKILSRMASKNVAKVFIDGTTASLLDNVYRLVKVHTGSKKDAERLVKNIIKIVIKIAVLHRNGQLNADELRQADRFRTKFQTLQMAILSFYEVDYSFDLNYLQKSLADCRSLLRSCVVRHLTDKSLGRIDEVFDTFADSALLETAFRQDSPYREIMDKIVVDLNKAMENGDI